Proteins encoded in a region of the Mariprofundus ferrinatatus genome:
- a CDS encoding DUF6629 family protein, with the protein MCFSATASFIVGGSLIAVGAVTLKLVKEKRELAFAMIPLLFGVQQLVEGVLWSSFHYNIPDLRTAMTYMFTMFSHVLWPIYVPFAVGLLETDPWRCRAMWVFRFIGVSVSVHLLLLIILMPLNAVADQHVIYISPRLYEWPMMFLYITATCLVSLFSSHRIIRFFGALAILMFIISYAFYTVAFFSVWCFFAAILSVIILIFFRGRRGMPVT; encoded by the coding sequence ATGTGTTTTTCGGCCACAGCCAGCTTCATCGTCGGGGGATCGTTGATCGCCGTGGGCGCAGTGACGCTTAAGCTGGTAAAAGAGAAACGTGAATTGGCATTTGCGATGATTCCTCTGCTGTTTGGTGTCCAGCAGCTTGTAGAGGGGGTGCTCTGGAGTTCATTTCACTACAACATTCCCGACCTTAGAACGGCGATGACTTATATGTTCACAATGTTCTCGCATGTACTGTGGCCGATATATGTGCCGTTTGCAGTTGGGCTGCTTGAAACAGATCCATGGCGCTGCAGGGCGATGTGGGTTTTCCGTTTCATAGGGGTTTCTGTCAGTGTTCACCTGTTGTTGCTAATCATTCTGATGCCTTTGAATGCAGTGGCAGATCAACATGTTATCTATATCTCGCCGCGCCTGTACGAGTGGCCAATGATGTTTCTCTATATCACTGCCACCTGTCTTGTTTCGCTCTTCTCAAGCCACAGGATCATCCGGTTTTTTGGCGCATTGGCCATACTGATGTTTATCATCTCCTATGCTTTTTATACGGTCGCTTTCTTTTCTGTCTGGTGCTTCTTCGCGGCAATACTCAGTGTGATAATCCTTATTTTCTTCAGGGGGAGAAGGGGTATGCCAGTCACTTGA
- a CDS encoding formylglycine-generating enzyme family protein, translating to MNFHKSGLIGLIFTLALLAAPVNAAADDPKLGDTMTDEFGHEFVYIAPGKFVMGTPEGEIGRYPDEVQHEVEIKKGFWLGKYEVTFDQYDHFSKKTGNSKARDEHWGRGNRPAIHVKWQDAQMYADWLTKQSRDKGYKYRLPTEAEWEYAARAGTTTAFSWGDNPDDFSDYAWNSTNADLKTYPVGQKKPNPWGLYDMHGNVWEWTGSYYKQEWDGSELKYSDTKSNEDRSVRGGAWYRFPKDLRSGDRRVFHPRYRLPYIGFRLLREQ from the coding sequence ATGAATTTTCACAAGAGCGGCCTTATTGGCCTGATATTTACGTTAGCCCTTTTGGCAGCACCTGTGAACGCTGCAGCTGATGATCCGAAGCTTGGTGACACCATGACCGATGAGTTCGGTCACGAGTTCGTCTATATCGCCCCCGGTAAATTCGTCATGGGTACTCCGGAAGGCGAGATCGGCCGCTATCCCGATGAAGTTCAGCACGAGGTGGAGATCAAGAAGGGCTTCTGGCTCGGAAAGTATGAAGTCACTTTTGATCAGTACGACCATTTCTCTAAGAAGACAGGTAACTCCAAGGCCAGGGATGAACACTGGGGGCGCGGCAATCGTCCTGCCATCCATGTTAAATGGCAGGATGCCCAGATGTATGCTGACTGGCTGACCAAGCAGAGCAGGGATAAAGGTTACAAGTATCGTCTGCCGACCGAGGCAGAGTGGGAATATGCAGCCCGTGCGGGAACGACGACGGCCTTTTCCTGGGGTGACAATCCTGACGACTTCTCCGATTATGCATGGAACAGCACCAATGCCGATTTGAAAACCTACCCCGTTGGACAGAAGAAGCCGAACCCGTGGGGCCTCTACGACATGCACGGCAATGTCTGGGAGTGGACCGGTTCATACTATAAGCAGGAGTGGGATGGCTCTGAGTTGAAGTACAGTGATACCAAGTCCAATGAAGATCGCTCTGTTCGTGGTGGTGCCTGGTACCGTTTTCCGAAGGATCTGCGTTCGGGTGACCGCCGTGTGTTCCATCCGCGCTATCGCCTGCCGTATATAGGCTTCCGCTTGCTGCGTGAACAGTAA
- a CDS encoding methyltransferase family protein has product MTRHEDKLLILSVYSHDSAMERLKLKVPPLPIAIICGLMIWGLSVFIGTHSMGIEIRRIIAIVLLIAAATVDLAALITLLRNKTTVDPRYPEKSSSVVTTGIYRFSRNPMYLGLALLLTSLSLWLGVRFGLFVVMGFILYMNRFQIEPEEQALEKQFGERYINYKSTVRRWL; this is encoded by the coding sequence ATGACCCGCCATGAAGACAAGCTGTTGATTTTATCGGTTTATAGTCATGATAGTGCCATGGAGAGACTCAAACTAAAGGTTCCCCCACTCCCAATTGCCATTATATGCGGCTTGATGATCTGGGGGCTTAGCGTCTTTATTGGTACGCACAGCATGGGAATTGAGATCCGGCGAATTATCGCCATAGTCTTGCTGATCGCAGCAGCCACTGTTGATCTCGCTGCACTAATCACTCTTCTCAGGAATAAAACAACCGTTGACCCCCGCTATCCGGAAAAAAGCTCAAGCGTGGTAACTACCGGCATCTACCGCTTTAGCAGAAACCCGATGTATCTTGGCCTGGCTCTACTGCTAACATCATTAAGCCTCTGGCTGGGTGTCCGCTTCGGCCTGTTCGTAGTCATGGGATTCATACTCTATATGAACCGCTTTCAAATCGAACCTGAAGAGCAGGCTTTGGAAAAACAGTTTGGCGAAAGGTACATCAACTACAAATCAACCGTCCGCCGTTGGCTCTAA
- a CDS encoding cytochrome b/b6 domain-containing protein, with protein sequence MDRIDKATRVFHYLFIATVAFQLGSALIMRVPEPGKMVIFENVLFSLHIMLVGWTAYLISFIYAMTRFAQKDAWGRLVPWFSKKYRAEFFKSAKEELPGIFTGKLAPPENRTALAGAMHGLGFLTLIALGSTGAYVMNGVRSDGTMTDDMMFMFELHEFFGVVIYVFIACHVSMVVYHLILGHKRVLDIFERIKIRWK encoded by the coding sequence ATGGATAGAATCGATAAGGCGACGCGAGTTTTTCACTATCTCTTTATCGCAACCGTCGCGTTCCAGCTCGGCAGTGCGCTGATAATGCGCGTTCCTGAACCGGGCAAGATGGTGATCTTTGAGAATGTGCTGTTCTCACTGCATATCATGCTGGTTGGCTGGACTGCATATCTGATTAGTTTCATCTATGCCATGACCCGTTTCGCGCAGAAGGATGCCTGGGGACGTCTGGTGCCATGGTTCTCGAAAAAATACCGTGCTGAATTTTTCAAATCTGCCAAAGAGGAGCTGCCCGGTATCTTCACCGGCAAGCTGGCCCCACCAGAAAATCGCACCGCACTGGCTGGAGCCATGCATGGACTGGGCTTTCTTACGTTGATTGCACTGGGATCTACGGGGGCATATGTGATGAATGGTGTGCGTTCTGACGGCACCATGACCGATGACATGATGTTTATGTTCGAACTTCATGAGTTTTTCGGTGTCGTAATCTATGTCTTTATCGCTTGTCACGTATCTATGGTGGTATATCACCTGATCCTCGGCCATAAGCGGGTTCTTGATATCTTCGAGCGCATTAAAATCAGGTGGAAGTAG